One Choloepus didactylus isolate mChoDid1 chromosome 8, mChoDid1.pri, whole genome shotgun sequence DNA window includes the following coding sequences:
- the MEIG1 gene encoding meiosis expressed gene 1 protein homolog: MASSDVKPKSISRAKKWSDEIENLYRFQQAGYRDEIEYKQVKQVSMIDRWPETGYVKKLQRRDNTFYYYNKQRECDDKEVHKVKIYAY, translated from the exons ATGGCTAGTTCTGACGTGAAACCAAAATCAATAAGTCGTGCCAAAAAATGGTCAGATGAGATAGAAAATCTGTACAGATTTCAACAAGCAGGATATCGGGATGAAATTGAATATAAACAAGTGAAACAAGTTTCTATG ATAGATCGTTGGCCAGAGACAGGATATGTGAAGAAACTTCAAAGAAGGGACAATACTTTCTATTACTACAACAAACAGAGGGAATGTGATGACAAGGAAGTCCATAAAGTGAAAATTTATGCGTATTAG